From Anopheles darlingi chromosome 2, idAnoDarlMG_H_01, whole genome shotgun sequence, the proteins below share one genomic window:
- the LOC125952481 gene encoding uncharacterized protein LOC125952481, whose amino-acid sequence MWTPLALTLMALLMFLPPEPGVAQFYSLSFGTEEETFPATNPPSSPATATAAGPQLVKQEVRQKVTPLDAMIDRTNHLGFRVLHQHSKGNKNNIALSPCALASILVALYEGSGGRSAAELYDQLVVPYDKDVLRVGYRDIHRRLRSYFYQKENLLNGLSLSSENITIRPEYESVLKFYGYDLDNIPEMRMPSTTTTTTLLPPTTDETTEMESDVSDSTVDLESTTPVPVETTTTFTSMSEEPTTPSISTDASTVASTTEALEGSGDASTVNQEPDETTDGMISETEAATEPNTEQPTTVESDDGTAEPPADAPEADGGGEKRRRNLRKRGHRRHSPDSPHRRRSLRTKRQPEEIDIASHQRFLQSFLLQDVVAATPTTTTSPLISIVGGPTPRTNPFFQQPAPDAYRLLEDTIEHNFYLTETEIVRVPYKVYNTILKYAYIERLHSTVIELELDSEDYRLLLILPDYEFGLGNVLKLLQIGDNVPNLRDITSQMSATWVKTIVPKFSLKGSIVLTSDLQNLGINDIFEPARADFSLMTDDSSIYAKHIEQSININIRTHSLQQLKRFTSLYKNPVELAVNYPFLFCILDNELDLALMVGRILNPLNSRIH is encoded by the exons ATGTGGACCCCATTAGCATTGACGCTAATGGCGTTGCTGATGTTTCTGCCGCCCGAACCTGGTGTGGCTCAGTTTTACAGTTTAAGTTTCGGAACCGAGGAAGAGACTTTTCCCGCCACAAATCCACCCTCATCACCAGCTACGGCAACGGCCGCAGGGCCCCAACTCGTGAAACAAGAAGTGCGCCAAAAGGTGACGCCATTGGATGCGATGATCGATCGGACCAATCATCTGGGTTTTCGTGTGCTCCATCAGCACTCGAAGGGTAATAAGAACAATATAGCACTGTCCCCTTGTGCCCTTGCCAGCATACTTGTGGCACTGTATGAGGGTTCCGGTGGTCGAAGTGCCGCCGAGCTATATGATCAGCTAGTAGTTCCGTACGACAAGGACGTGCTGCGTGTTGGTTATCGGGATATTCATCGCCGGTTGCGCAGCTACTTCTACCAGAAAGAGAACCTCTTGAATGGTCTTAGCTTGAGCAGTGAGAACATCACAATCAG GCCGGAGTATGAGTCGGTTCTCAAGTTCTATGGTTACGATCTGGATAACATTCCTGAGATGCGAATGccatccacgacgacgacgacgacgttgttaCCTCCCACGACTGACGAAACAACCGAAATGGAATCGGATGtgagcgattccaccgtcgaCCTGGAAAGCACTACACCAGTTCCCGTCGAAACAACGACAACATTCACTAGCATGTCCGAAGAACCCACAACGCCCTCCATCTCGACGGACGCTTCCACGGTGGCGAGCACAACCGAAGCTCTTGAAGGTTCCGGCGATGCTAGCACGGTCAATCAAGAACCAGATGAAACCACGGATGGCATGAtatcggaaacggaagcagcaACTGAACCCAATACCGAACAACCGACGACAGTCGAGAGTGACGATGGAACGGCAGAACCGCCCGCTGATGCTCCCGAGGCTGACGGTGGAGGTGAAAAGCGTCGTCGGAATCTTCGAAAACGGGGCCATCGGCGCCATTCACCGGATTCGCCCCACCGAAGACGTTCGCTGCGTACCAAGCGACAACCGGAAGAGATCGATATCGCCAGCCATCAACGGTTTCTGCAAAGCTTTCTCCTGCAAGACGTTGTTGCGGctacgccgacgacgaccacaagcCCACTGATCTCGATCGTTGGGGGTCCCACACCGAGAACCAATCCGTTCTTTCAACAACCCGCACCCGATGCGTATCGATTGCTGGAGGACACAATCGAACACAACTTCTATCTCACCGAGACAGAGATTGTCCGAGTGCCGTACAAGGTCTACAACACAATCCTGAAGTACGCATACATCGAACGGCTGCATTCGACCGTTATCGAGCTGGAATTGGACTCGGAAGACTACCGGTTGCTGCTCATCCTCCCGGACTATGAGTTCGGGCTCGGTAATGTGCTCAAGCTGCTGCAGATTGGTGACAATGTACCGAACCTGCGTGACATAACAAGCCAGATGAGCGCAACCTGGGTCAAAACGATCGTACCGAAGTTCAGCCTTAAGGGCAGCATCGTCCTGACGAGCGATCTACAGAAT CTCGGAATCAACGACATTTTTGAGCCAGCACGGGCCGATTTCTCACTCATGACGGACGATTCATCAATTTACGCGAAGCACATCGAACAATCGATCAACATTAACATCCGGACGCACTCACTGCAGCAACTGAAAC GTTTTACCTCACTTTACAAGAATCCGGTCGAGCTGGCGGTCAACTACCCATTTCTGTTCTGCATCTTGGATAACGAGCTCGATTTGGCGCTGATGGTGGGTAGAATCTTAAATCCACTCAACTCGCGTATCCACTAA
- the LOC125952480 gene encoding putative sodium-dependent multivitamin transporter, which yields MASSFGVWDYVVFIAMLIVSAGIGVYYRFSGGKQKTTTEYLLADRNMSIWPVSFSLMASFMSAVTLLGVSNENYQFGTQFVSINLSYGLATPIAAYLFLPVFFRLQACSAYEYLEMRFGKKTRLAASLAYTLQMILYMGIAVYAPALALQAVTGLDQAYSILAIGGICTFYSTIGGMKAVLFTDVFQSVLMFAAIYAVIICAAVKAGGLGPIWDAASEGGRLEIWNFSPDPTTRHTWWSLTIGGMFTYLSLYAVNQTQVQRLKTVKDLKSAQKALWLNWPILSLLSLSTSFSGLAIYYFYRTCDPLSQGRIKVRDQTMPLFVVDAMGDLPGLPGLFVSGIFSASLSTVSAALNSLAAVTLEDYLKPLYMKIKKEPLPDLQSSFPSKVMAFIYGLICIAVAFLAQNMGGVLQASLTIFGVVGGPLFALFSMGMFTTRANQRGVITGLLVGLSFSLWIGFGQPRPPLKTLDFSTEDCSDFGGFNETARVLLPIAMAQRAAAANDEPSDDSGYFYLYRLSYMWFSVLGYIVTFIVGYGTSLVLRWRGAQGTERIYLDENQIAYNTELFSPPIARRMKQRLAAFIENGGDVDASRENGTVGVTISSATQKQNTNAL from the exons ATGGCTTCATCATTCGGCGTTTGGGATTATGTCGTCTTTATTGCCATGCTGATCGTATCGGCCGGAATTGGTGTGTACTACCGGTTTTCCGGCGGTAAGCAAAAAACAACGACG GAGTACCTATTGGCCGATCGCAACATGTCTATCTGGCCGGTATCGTTCAGCTTGATGGCCAGCTTTATGTCGGCCGTGACGCTACTCGGTGTGTCGAACGAAAACTACCAATTCGGTACCCAGTTCGTCTCCATTAACCTCTCGTACGGGCTCGCAACCCCGATTGCGGCCTACCTATTCCTGCCAGTATTCTTCCGGCTGCAAGCATGCAGTGCCTACGAG TATCTAGAGATGCGATTCGGCAAAAAAACACGGTTGGCCGCATCGCTAGCCTATACGCTGCAGATGATACTGTACATGGGTATAGCGGTGTACGCACCGGCCCTTGCTCTCCAGGCAGTGACTGGGCTCGACCAGGCCTACTCGATACTGGCGATCGGTGGTATCTGTACCTTTTACTCGACCATCGGTGGCATGAAGGCAGTTCTGTTTACCGACGTCTTCCAGTCGGTGCTTATGTTTGCCGCCATTTACGCCGTCATTATCTGTGCCGCCGTTAAGGCCGGTGGTCTCGGACCGATCTGGGATGCGGCCTCCGAAGGTGGACGGTTGGAGATCTGGAA CTTTTCACCTGATCCAACTACTCGGCATACCTGGTGGAGCCTGACGATTGGTGGCATGTTTACCTACCTTTCACTGTACGCCGTTAACCAGACGCAGGTGCAGCGGTTAAAAACGGTGAAAGATCTCAAATCGGCCCAGAAAGCTCTGTGGCTAAACTGGCCCATCCTTTCGCTGCTTAGCCTCAGCACGTCCTTCAGTGGCCTAGCGATCTACTACTTCTATCGTACCTGTGATCCCCTGAGCCAGGGACGCATTAAGGTGCGCGATCAAACGATGCCTCTGTTCGTGGTCGACGCGATGGGCGATCTACCGGGGCTACCGGGTCTCTTCGTATCCGGCATCTTCTCCGCCAGTCTTTCCACGGTTTCGGCAGCCCTCAATTCGCTGGCCGCTGTCACACTCGAGGACTATCTGAAGCCGCTGTATATGAAGATTAAAAAGGAACCCTTACCAGATCTGCAGTCCAGCTTCCCCAGCAAAGTGATGGCTTTTATATACGGGTTGATCTGTATAGCGGTGGCCTTTCTGGCGCAGAACATGGGTGGAGTACTGCAGGCATCGCTTACGATTTtcggcgtcgtcggtggtCCACTGTTTGCGCTCTTCAGCATGGGCATGTTTACGACTCGTGCCAATCAGAGG GGTGTAATCACCGGATTGCTGGTCGGTTTGAGTTTCTCGCTGTGGATTGGTTTCGGGCAGCCACGGCCGCCACTAAAGACGCTCGATTTCTCCACCGAGGATTGTTCGGATTTTGGCGGGTTCAATGAAACCGCGCGCGTCCTTCTACCGATCGCGATGGCACagcgagcggcggcggcgaacgATGAACCAAGTGATGACTCCGGATACTTCTATCTGTATCGCTTATCGTACATGTGGTTCAGTGTGCTTGGCTACATTGTAACGTTCATCGTTGGATATGGCACGAGCTTGGTGCTACGGTGGCGCGGTGCCCAGGGTACCGAGCGGATCTATCTCGATGAGAACCAGATCGCCTACAACACCGAGCTCTTCTCGCCACCGATTGCTCGCCGCATGAAGCAACGTTTGGCCGCCTTCATCGAAAATGGTGGCGAT GTCGACGCTTCACGAGAAAACGGCACCGTTGGCGTAACGATTTCTTCAGCAACGCAAAAACAGAACACGAACGCACTGTAA
- the LOC125949072 gene encoding probable methylmalonate-semialdehyde dehydrogenase [acylating], mitochondrial, translating to MALLRLVANECRNVLQRGYSTASVPTTKMFIDGKFVESKTNDWIDLHDPATNEVVTRVPKCTQDEMLAAVESSKKAFKTWRQSSILSRQQVMFKLQHIIRNNMSEIAKNITKEQGKTLVDAEGDVLRGLQVVEHCCSITSLQMGETVPNIAKDMDTYSYTLPLGVTAGIAPFNFPAMIPLWMFPVAITCGNTSIIKPSERVPGATMMLMEMLNEAGCPPGVVNVIHGAHDSVNFICDNPDIKAVSFVGSDQAGKYIYERAGRNGKRVQCNMGAKNHGVIMADANKENTLNQLAGAAFGAAGQRCMALSTAVFVGEATNWIPDLVERARKLKVNAGHLPGTDVGPVISPQSKKRIHELIESGVKEGAKLVLDGRDIKVDNFAQGNFVGPTIISGVKTNMKCYTEEIFGPVLVCLSVDTIDEAIELINNNPYGNGTAIFTTNGATARKFVNEIDVGQVGVNVPIPVPLPMFSFTGSRGSFLGDCHFYGKQGIKFYTQTKTVTQLWREGDVSHTKAAVAMPTMK from the exons ATGGCTCTGCTACGACTTGTTGCCAACGAG TGCCGCAATGTGCTGCAGCGTGGCTACAGCACGGCTTCCGTGCCGACGACCAAGATGTTCATCGATGGTAAATTCGTCGAATCGAAGACGAACGATTGGATCGATCTGCATGATCCGGCCACAAACGAGGTGGTGACCCGTGTACCGAAATGCACGCAGGATGAGATGCTCGCCGCGGTCGAATCCTCCAAAAAGGCGTTCAAG ACCTGGCGCCAATCATCCATCCTGAGCCGGCAGCAGGTAATGTTCAAGCTGCAGCACATTATCCGTAACAACATGTCGGAGATTGCCAAGAACATTACGAAGGAGCAGGGCAAGACACTGGTGGATGCCGAGGGAGACGTTCTGCGTGGATTGC AGGTCGTGGAGCACTGTTGCAGCATTACGTCTCTGCAAATGGGTGAGACTGTGCCAAACATTGCGAAGGACATGGACACGTACTCGTACACGCTTCCGTTGGGTGTGACCGCCGGTATTGCACCGTTCAACTTCCCCGCTATGATCCCACTGTGGATGTTCCCCGTGGCCATCACGTGTGGCAACACCAGTATCATTAAGCCCTCGGAACGTGTGCCCGGtgcaacgatgatgctgatggaaatGCTCAACGAAGCCGGCTGCCCACCTGGGGTCGTAAACGTGATCCACGGTGCTCACGATTCGGTCAATTTTATCTGCGACAATCCGGACATCAAGGCGGTATCGTTCGTCGGTTCGGATCAGGCCGGCAAGTACATCTACGAGCGAGCTGGACGTAACGGCAAGCGTGTGCAGTGTAACATGGGTGCCAAGAACCACGGTGTCATCATGGCCGATGCCAACAAGGAAAACACCTTGAACCAGCTGGCCGGTGCCGCATTCGGTGCCGCTGGTCAGCGCTGCATGGCCCTCTCGACGGCCGTGTTCGTTGGTGAGGCCACGAACTGGATCCCCGATCTGGTGGAGCGTGCACGCAAGCTGAAGGTCAACGCAGGCCATCTGCCTGGTACGGATGTGGGACCCGTAATCTCGCCCCAATCGAAGAAGCGCATTCACGAGCTGATCGAATCGGGTGTGAAGGAGGGCGCCaagctggtgctggatggACGCGATATTAAGGTCGATAACTTTGCCCAGGGTAACTTTGTCGGACCGACGATCATCAGTGGCGTGAAGACGAATATGAAGTGCTACACGGAGGAGATCTTTGGCCCGGTGTTGGTATGCCTGTCGGTTGACACGATCGATGAGGCCATCGAgctcatcaacaacaatccgtACGGTAACGGTACGGCCATCTTCACCACGAACGGTGCCACGGCGCGCAAGTTCGTCAACGAGATCGATGTCGGTCAGGTCGGTGTGAACGTACCGATTCCGGTTCCGCTGCCGATGTTCTCGTTCACCGGAAGCCGCGGCAGTTTCCTGGGTGATTGCCATTTCTACGGCAAGCAGGGCATTAAGTTCTACACGCAAACGAAAACCGTTACGCAGTTGTGGCGCGAGGGCGACGTCAGCCACACCAAGGCCGCTGTTGCTATGCCAACGATGAAGTAA
- the LOC125949073 gene encoding glutaredoxin-related protein 5, mitochondrial, whose product MNVFARTISQNLLRYHRTGLVQAAVGRSFSASALDSKEIEKLVNNNKVVVFMKGNPEAPRCGFSNAVVQILRMHSVNYDSHDVLLSDELRQGIKDFSNWPTIPQVFINGEFVGGCDILLQMHQNGELIEELKKIGIESALVKEGEK is encoded by the exons ATGAATGTGTTCGCTAGAACTATTTCCCAAAATCTTCTCCGATACCACCGGACCGGGCTAGTACAGGCGGCAGTAGGCCGCAGCTTCAGCGCCAGTGCCCTCGATAGCAAGGAAATAGAGAAGCtggtcaacaacaacaaggtaGTCGTGTTTATGAAAGGAAACCCGGAGGCACCGCGATGCGGATTCAGCAATGCCGTCGTCCAGATTCTTCGCATGCATTCTGTAAATTACGACAGTCACGATGTCCTGCTCAGTGACGAACTTCGGCAAG GCATTAAGGATTTCTCCAACTGGCCCACAATACCACAAGTGTTTATCAACGGAGAGTTCGTGGGCGGTTGCGACATCCTGCTGCAGATGCACCAAAACGGAGAGCTGATCGAAGAGCTCAAGAAGATCGGCATTGAGAGCGCACTGGTGAAAGAGGGCGAGAAGTAG
- the LOC125949071 gene encoding serine/threonine-protein phosphatase 4 regulatory subunit 2 yields the protein MRMENQEEILLLLERFTKSKQKDIPRELEDYLNFVARTGDTVYRWVLVKPLFREKLVNVITDFHDNTPSIADLPPCPNVDPFNYERMKRALLERLDSFNSAPFTVQRICELLTEPRKQYTRIDKFMRAVEKNILVVSTQEPGRGRSDSENGDSLDSIVNGDLEVNVDIEMDNEHFHLEADALLPDSSDAVGGLHNALAEASHHPASDRGDHELNGTGSFMTENNQFIRSETAAVGTGISENAPIIGIAAVVDTNENATDGDIATPLLESANDSSSVDNDSEAEQPDTGATEEEPVKSDEALPEEALTGAKTEEEVSAKSATMTQETIATQEEDATTTEVTEQSEATKTPSEEPVAEQVVGHAKEEAQDSPEQPLQQLTEDPSPTSKVDTERDEPHSDAQHAQQSEDGEPCAKIGKYELGEQATEVVDVTVSSNTANSDTTDSSGGSGADAPSSESSSSPSSSSSSSNDERFPIAIAKPQPSVNAGEVKESETPQETQPQHTEQQQQQEQPLSDILATTIDPTSSSSASNSDQTAVEAAIAGKEAEEQQQQLAVKSEETQASTATETIVSAAVPILAQPTTATEVVGTVMEATASVAPSDVSLVTTPAPVADQTAGEDEMELAVSSTAATAASLPNTDNVMEEDVVPVAELDDGTKTEDNVMDIDESSVEPMDQ from the exons ATGAGAATGGAAAATCAGGAAGAAATATTGCTCCTGCTGGAACGCTTCacgaaatcgaagcaaaaagaCATCCCCCGGGAGCTCGAGGACTATCTGAACTTTGTGGCCCGCACAGGCGACACGGTCTACCGCTGGGTGCTAGTGAAGCCGCTGTTCCGAGAAAAATTGGTCAACGTCATTACGGATTTCCATGACAACACGCCGAGTATCGCAG ATCTTCCACCATGTCCCAACGTCGACCCGTTCAACTACGAACGCATGAAGCGGGCGCTTCTGGAGCGCTTGGATTCCTTCAACTCGGCCCCCTTCACGGTGCAGCGTATTTGCGAGCTGTTGACGGAACCGCGCAAACAGTACACACGGATCGACAAGTTTATGCGCGCGGTCGAGAAAAATATTCTGG TGGTCAGTACGCAAGAACCGGGACGAGGAAGAAGCGACAGCGAGAACGGAGATTCGCTGGATTCGATTGTGAATGGCGATCTAGAGGTGAACGTGGATATCGAGATGGACAATGAGCATTTCCATCTGGAGGCGGACGCACTGCTGCCAGACTCGAGTGATGCTGTGGGGGGTCTGCACAACGCATTGGCTGAGGCAAGCCATCATCCTGCATCTGACCGTGGGGACCACGAGCTAAACGGAACCGGATCGTTCATGACCGAGAACAATCAGTTCATCCGCAGTGAAACGGCTGCAGTCGGTACCGGTATATCGGAGAATGCTCCGATTATTGGTATCGCTGCCGTTGTCGATACAAATGAAAATGCCACCGATGGAGATATCGCCACTCCGTTGTTGGAATCCGCTAACGACAGCTCCTCCGTTGACAATGACAGTGAAGCAGAACAGCCCGATACCGGAGCAACTGAGGAAGAACCAGTGAAGTCGGATGAAGCACTACCGGAGGAGGCACTGACTGGTGCAAAGACGGAGGAAGAGGTTAGTGCCAAGTCCGCAACGATGACGCAGGAAACCATAGCAACACAAGAGGAAGATGCAACCACGACCGAAGTGACTGAACAAAGCGAAGCTACAAAAACACCATCAGAGGAGCCAGTTGCTGAGCAAGTAGTAGGCCACGCAAAGGAGGAAGCACAGGACAGCCCTGAGCAACCACTGCAACAATTGACAGAAGATCCTTCACCGACTAGCAAGGTAGATACGGAGCGCGACGAACCGCACAGTGACGCACAACACGCACAGCAGAGTGAAGATGGAGAACCGTGTGCCAAGATTGGAAAATACGAACTAGGTGAACAGGCTACAGAAGTAGTGGACGTTACGGTGAGCAGCAATACAGCCAACTCGGATACAACGGACTcgtccggtggcagtggcgctGATGCACCATCTTCggagtcatcatcatcgccctcctcatcgtcctcctcgtcgaaCGACGAAAGGTTTCCTATTGCGATCGCCAAACCTCAGCCATCGGTCAATGCAGGCGAAGTGAAAGAATCTGAAACGCCCCAAGAGACGCAACCGCAGcacacggagcagcagcagcaacaggaacagccATTGTCGGACATACTAGCAACAACCATTGATcctaccagcagtagcagcgctaGCAACTCCGACCAAACTGCTGTCGAAGCAGCCATTGCCGGCAAAGAGGCAgaagaacaacagcagcaattggctgtgaaaagtgaagaaaCGCAAGCTTCTACGGCGACGGAAACTATTGTTTCCGCTGCGGTACCAATTTTAGCACAaccgacgacagcgacggaGGTGGTAGGTACTGTGATGGAGGCAACTGCGTCCGTCGCACCTTCTGATGTTTCGCTTGTAACTACGCCGGCACCAGTGGCCGATCAGACGGCGGGTGAAGACGAGATGGAGCTTGCCGTATCATCGACTGCCGCTACCGCTGCCTCCCTTCCTAATACTGATAATGTGATGGAGGAGGATGTGGTACCGGTAGCTGAGCTGGACGATGGCACAAAGACGGAGGACAATGTGATGGACATCGACGAGTCGAGTGTCGAACCAATGGATCAGTaa